One genomic window of Pseudoxanthomonas sp. includes the following:
- a CDS encoding DUF937 domain-containing protein: MNESLSGMAGALFQQLQGAPVQQMSAQLGTDPQQTQSAIGAALPLLLGALGRNTQQPNGAEALLGALQRDHASSASGNGFDLGGLLGSVLGGGSQATTPQTDGAGILGHVFGNSAPTAAAGLGQATGLGGDKAGQLLQMLAPIVLSFLAQRFLGGGDNANPAQLGQALGQEHAQAQQSGGIAGGLLGKVLDQDGDGDLDVGDLMKLGGSLFGKH, from the coding sequence ATGAACGAGTCACTCTCCGGCATGGCCGGCGCCCTGTTCCAGCAACTGCAGGGCGCTCCGGTGCAGCAGATGTCCGCGCAGCTGGGCACCGATCCCCAGCAGACCCAGTCGGCGATCGGTGCGGCGCTGCCGCTGCTGCTCGGCGCGCTGGGCCGCAACACCCAGCAACCCAATGGCGCCGAAGCACTGCTCGGTGCACTGCAGCGCGATCACGCGTCATCCGCATCCGGCAACGGCTTCGACCTTGGTGGCCTGCTCGGTTCGGTGCTGGGCGGCGGATCACAGGCGACGACCCCGCAAACCGATGGGGCCGGCATCCTGGGCCATGTGTTCGGCAACAGTGCGCCCACCGCGGCCGCAGGCCTGGGCCAGGCCACCGGCCTGGGCGGCGACAAGGCCGGCCAGCTGCTGCAGATGCTCGCGCCCATCGTGCTGTCGTTCCTGGCGCAGCGCTTCCTTGGCGGCGGCGATAACGCCAATCCAGCTCAGCTGGGGCAGGCGCTGGGACAGGAACATGCGCAGGCGCAGCAGTCCGGCGGCATTGCCGGTGGCCTGCTCGGCAAGGTCCTCGACCAGGACGGCGATGGCGACCTGGATGTCGGCGACCTGATGAAACTGGGCGGCAGCCTGTTCGGCAAGCACTGA
- a CDS encoding S4 domain-containing protein, giving the protein MTDPVVAQTVRLDVWLWAARFFKTRVLAKDAVTLGKVEVDGQRAKPARTVRLGDALQVQRGDERFELVVLGLSDQRGPAPMAQALYSESEASRQRRAEVRATRAAERTGYRAPETKPDKRARRLIQALGDIDAF; this is encoded by the coding sequence ATGACTGACCCCGTTGTCGCGCAAACCGTTCGCCTGGATGTCTGGCTGTGGGCGGCGCGTTTCTTCAAGACCCGCGTGCTGGCCAAGGATGCGGTGACGCTGGGCAAGGTGGAAGTCGATGGCCAGCGGGCCAAGCCGGCGCGCACGGTGCGGCTGGGCGATGCCCTGCAGGTGCAGCGTGGCGACGAGCGCTTTGAGCTGGTGGTGCTGGGTTTGTCCGACCAGCGTGGCCCGGCGCCGATGGCGCAGGCGCTGTACAGCGAAAGCGAAGCCTCGCGCCAGCGGCGCGCGGAAGTGCGCGCCACGCGTGCGGCCGAACGCACCGGCTATCGCGCGCCGGAGACCAAACCAGACAAGCGTGCGCGCCGCCTGATCCAGGCGCTGGGTGATATCGACGCGTTCTGA
- a CDS encoding phosphotransferase translates to MTESSHRVHGVGPDEVAADWPPLREDEISQLLSGYRQWSGDWQLAWHSPRPLSAAALVDTAQGRIFIKRHHHSVRTPAQLEEEHRFIAHLARNGLPVAEVFADRHGRTAAALGAWTYEIHGAGEGEDLYRETPSWTPLTALDQAREAGAMLARLHVAAAGHHAPQRSTHLLVARDDLIRADDPIAALQAQLAGRPGLAEDLDRRDWIEDFQRMLLPLHAGLAERLRGEPRLWAHNDWHVSNLLWQPRGEAMGISTVLDFGLASPTSALFDLATAIERNAVAWLALEDGMGAVHIDTALALLEGYRDVLPLAPARVHLLADLLPLVHVDFALSEVEYFQSITRSPANADVAYDTFLLGHARWFSSAPGQALLQALHAVA, encoded by the coding sequence ATGACCGAATCCAGCCACCGCGTGCACGGCGTCGGCCCCGATGAAGTGGCCGCCGACTGGCCACCGCTGCGCGAGGATGAGATCAGCCAACTGCTGTCCGGCTATCGGCAATGGTCCGGCGACTGGCAGCTGGCCTGGCATAGCCCGCGCCCGCTGTCGGCAGCCGCACTGGTCGACACCGCGCAAGGCCGCATCTTCATCAAGCGACACCACCACAGCGTGCGCACACCCGCACAGCTGGAAGAAGAGCATCGCTTTATTGCGCACCTGGCCCGCAACGGGTTGCCGGTCGCCGAGGTCTTCGCCGACCGCCATGGCCGCACGGCGGCCGCACTGGGCGCGTGGACCTATGAAATCCACGGCGCTGGCGAAGGCGAAGATCTGTATCGCGAAACGCCCTCCTGGACGCCGCTCACCGCCTTGGATCAGGCCCGCGAAGCCGGGGCGATGCTGGCGCGGTTACACGTTGCCGCTGCGGGCCACCATGCGCCCCAGCGCAGCACGCACCTGCTGGTCGCCCGTGATGACCTGATCCGCGCCGACGATCCCATCGCCGCACTGCAAGCCCAGCTCGCCGGGCGTCCCGGCCTGGCCGAAGACCTGGATCGACGCGACTGGATCGAAGACTTCCAACGCATGCTGCTGCCCTTGCATGCAGGCCTGGCCGAACGCCTGCGCGGCGAGCCTCGGCTGTGGGCACACAACGACTGGCATGTCTCGAACTTGCTGTGGCAACCGCGCGGCGAGGCCATGGGCATCAGCACCGTGCTGGACTTCGGCCTGGCCTCGCCGACCAGCGCCTTGTTCGACCTGGCCACAGCCATCGAACGCAATGCGGTCGCCTGGCTTGCGCTGGAAGACGGCATGGGCGCGGTCCACATCGACACCGCCCTGGCGCTCCTGGAAGGCTATCGCGATGTGCTGCCGCTGGCGCCCGCACGCGTGCACCTGCTGGCCGACCTGCTGCCGCTGGTGCACGTGGATTTCGCGTTGTCGGAAGTCGAGTATTTCCAGTCCATCACCCGCTCCCCGGCCAACGCGGACGTGGCCTACGACACCTTCCTGCTGGGCCATGCGCGCTGGTTCTCCAGCGCACCCGGCCAGGCCTTGCTGCAGGCGCTGCACGCAGTAGCCTGA
- a CDS encoding MATE family efflux transporter, whose translation MPARPTRSLTEGPIGRNLLLFSLPILGGNIAQSLNGSVNAIWVGRFLGESSLAAIANANNIMFFLLGSVFGIGMAATILIGQAIGAGNIAQARKVMGSSASFFIGLSIVIASCGVWLARHLLAAMATPAELLPLAEAYLRVIFLAMPLMYAFTFLSAALRGAGDSKTPFRFLLVSVVLDIAFNPLLIFGIGPFPKLGIAGSAWATLLAQGIALLGLLFYMRHKRHVLWLGRKDMRLFVPDLAVLRTLITKGVPMGLQMVLVSMAMIAMMTLVNRFGTDTVAAYGAALQIWNYVQMPAMAVAAAASTMAAQNVGAGHWDRVDATARTGVLFNFLMTGALILPLILLDRWTLSLFLDSASAAHEIARHINHIAIWSFLFFGVMFVLSGVVRSTGAVIPPIIMLVIALWGIRVPFANLLQPTLGADAVWWSFPVSSLCSMLMAMAYYRWGGWRKARMGAADTRAIAVPSEVPATPPSPVADPADPDCKPDDALQRA comes from the coding sequence ATGCCCGCACGCCCTACCCGTTCGCTCACTGAAGGTCCGATCGGCCGCAACCTGCTGCTGTTCTCGCTGCCGATCCTGGGCGGCAACATCGCCCAGTCGCTCAACGGCTCGGTCAACGCGATCTGGGTTGGCAGGTTCCTGGGCGAATCGTCATTGGCCGCCATCGCCAATGCCAACAACATCATGTTCTTCCTGCTGGGCTCGGTCTTCGGCATCGGCATGGCCGCCACCATCCTGATCGGCCAGGCGATCGGTGCCGGCAACATCGCCCAGGCCCGCAAGGTCATGGGCAGCAGCGCCAGCTTCTTCATCGGCTTGTCGATCGTGATTGCCAGCTGCGGCGTCTGGCTGGCCAGGCACCTGCTGGCCGCGATGGCGACACCTGCCGAACTGCTCCCCTTGGCCGAGGCATACCTGCGGGTGATCTTCCTGGCCATGCCGCTGATGTACGCCTTCACGTTCCTGTCGGCGGCGTTGCGTGGCGCAGGTGATTCAAAGACGCCGTTCCGCTTCCTGCTGGTATCGGTGGTGCTGGACATCGCCTTCAACCCATTGCTGATCTTCGGCATTGGCCCGTTCCCCAAGCTGGGCATCGCCGGCTCGGCCTGGGCCACCTTGCTTGCGCAGGGCATCGCGCTGCTTGGCCTGCTGTTCTACATGCGCCACAAGCGCCACGTCCTGTGGCTGGGGCGCAAGGACATGCGCCTGTTCGTCCCCGATCTCGCCGTGTTGCGCACCCTGATCACCAAAGGCGTACCAATGGGCCTGCAGATGGTGCTGGTGTCCATGGCGATGATCGCGATGATGACCCTGGTCAACCGCTTCGGCACCGATACCGTGGCCGCCTATGGTGCGGCGCTGCAGATCTGGAACTACGTGCAGATGCCCGCCATGGCAGTGGCCGCCGCTGCCTCGACGATGGCGGCCCAGAACGTGGGCGCAGGGCATTGGGACCGGGTCGATGCCACCGCGCGCACCGGCGTGCTGTTCAACTTCCTGATGACCGGCGCCTTGATCCTGCCACTGATCCTGCTGGACCGCTGGACGCTCTCGCTGTTTCTGGATTCGGCCAGCGCCGCCCACGAAATCGCACGCCACATCAACCACATCGCGATCTGGTCGTTCCTGTTCTTCGGGGTGATGTTCGTGCTGTCGGGCGTCGTGCGCTCCACCGGCGCGGTGATCCCGCCGATCATCATGCTGGTGATCGCGCTGTGGGGCATCCGCGTGCCGTTCGCCAACCTGCTGCAACCCACGCTGGGCGCCGACGCGGTGTGGTGGAGCTTCCCGGTCAGCTCGTTGTGCTCGATGTTGATGGCGATGGCGTATTACCGCTGGGGCGGCTGGCGCAAGGCGCGCATGGGCGCTGCCGATACGCGCGCGATCGCGGTGCCATCGGAAGTACCGGCAACGCCTCCGTCACCGGTGGCCGACCCCGCCGATCCGGACTGCAAACCGGACGATGCCCTGCAACGCGCCTGA
- the pnuC gene encoding nicotinamide riboside transporter PnuC, producing the protein MNAETLEWIAAIVSVAAVWLTARRHLLGWPIGLVSVALYASVFVEAKLYSDVLLQGAFAGFILYGWWRWKSHLGQDGLVEVAPLARGAMLRDLSVGVVLAITLGTAMHSWTDAALPWLDAALTAFSLVAQWWQGRRHVAAWWLWIVVDVIYTGLYAYKSLDVTAALYLGFVGLAAMGLRQWRRALPATPLPTA; encoded by the coding sequence ATGAATGCCGAAACCCTGGAATGGATCGCCGCCATCGTCAGCGTCGCTGCCGTCTGGCTGACCGCGCGCCGGCACCTGCTGGGCTGGCCGATCGGGCTGGTTTCAGTCGCGCTGTATGCGAGCGTGTTCGTCGAGGCCAAGCTGTACTCGGACGTCCTGCTACAGGGCGCGTTCGCCGGTTTCATCCTGTACGGCTGGTGGCGCTGGAAATCCCACCTGGGCCAGGATGGCCTGGTTGAAGTCGCACCGCTGGCGCGCGGCGCGATGCTGCGTGACCTGTCGGTCGGCGTGGTACTTGCGATCACGCTCGGCACGGCAATGCACAGCTGGACCGATGCCGCCCTGCCCTGGCTGGATGCGGCGCTGACCGCTTTCAGCCTGGTCGCACAGTGGTGGCAGGGCCGGCGCCATGTCGCGGCGTGGTGGCTGTGGATCGTGGTCGATGTGATCTACACCGGCCTGTACGCGTACAAGTCGCTCGACGTCACGGCCGCGCTGTACCTGGGGTTCGTCGGCCTGGCAGCGATGGGCCTGCGCCAGTGGCGACGCGCCCTGCCCGCCACGCCATTGCCAACGGCGTGA
- a CDS encoding TonB-dependent siderophore receptor codes for MNRSRSTLLLTSLLCTALPLHAQQADDDAQAAKSSATDLAAVRVQGQADTRQTAPNSQLGSFGPGSWKDTPASVNVLDRTLLDNRQPRSLSEVAYNDASLGDSYAAVGYYQNVAIRGFPLDLATGYRLNDLTIAGEQRLALENIQQVEILKGEAGLTAGIMAPGGIINYVTKRPMRVQELTVGTDSHGSRYTALDVGRWLTPTFGLRLNTAWEDTHSYIEHADGRRNFYALAADWLISDKAKLELDGSYQTSAQNSVSGYQLLGGDTVPSNASRTVMLGYQPWQQPVAIQSTNLTARYSYRFNDTWQGSVALGHSRSVIDDNVAFAYGCSYAAQCADGSSPGNYFAPNGDYDIYDYRSPDDTRVNDELRAQLQGSFDTGALTHQLTVGVDGYRRTVDRRKDVYDYVGTANIYDAQVPVFAPSSNEPGASARRLDDRQRAVFALDRISFGNGGQWLAGGRFVHLEEIANDSDGVRERKTQLSKFLPQTALLWQVNDQLNAYVSYSKGLSLGQEAPYWTSNADSFLPPLLSRQTEVGVKFAPTASLNLGVALFHIAQPFQYAMPDDSDAGYTFVQQGRQVHTGLELTANGKLGEHLQLTASASVLRARAEDTGTPAYEGHQLINIPKARASVQADYQLPFAPAWTVSGGWRYAAPNVATADGRTRVPAYSVFDAGVRVRSDVRGHALTWRLSVDNVFNHFYWRDTGSSGGDYYLFPGAPRMARLSVTYAL; via the coding sequence ATGAACCGCTCCCGCTCCACCCTGTTGCTGACCTCCCTGTTGTGCACTGCCCTGCCGCTCCACGCGCAGCAGGCCGATGACGATGCACAGGCGGCCAAGTCTTCGGCCACCGACCTGGCCGCGGTGCGCGTCCAGGGCCAGGCCGACACGCGCCAGACCGCACCGAACAGCCAGCTGGGCAGCTTCGGCCCCGGCAGCTGGAAGGACACCCCGGCCTCGGTCAACGTGCTGGATCGCACGTTGCTGGACAACCGCCAGCCGCGGTCCCTGAGCGAAGTGGCCTACAACGATGCCTCGCTGGGCGACAGCTATGCAGCGGTGGGCTATTACCAGAACGTGGCCATCCGCGGCTTTCCACTGGACCTGGCCACCGGCTACCGCCTCAACGACCTGACCATCGCCGGTGAACAGCGGTTGGCACTGGAGAACATCCAGCAGGTGGAAATCCTCAAGGGCGAAGCCGGCCTGACCGCCGGCATCATGGCGCCCGGCGGCATCATCAACTACGTCACCAAGCGCCCGATGCGCGTGCAGGAACTCACCGTCGGCACCGATTCGCACGGCTCGCGCTACACCGCGCTGGATGTCGGCCGCTGGCTGACCCCGACCTTCGGCCTGCGCCTCAACACGGCCTGGGAGGACACCCACTCCTACATCGAACACGCCGATGGCCGACGCAATTTCTACGCGCTGGCGGCGGACTGGCTGATCAGCGACAAGGCCAAGCTGGAGCTGGATGGCAGCTACCAGACCAGCGCGCAGAACTCGGTCTCCGGCTACCAGCTGCTGGGTGGCGACACGGTGCCCAGCAACGCCAGTCGCACCGTGATGCTTGGCTACCAGCCGTGGCAGCAGCCTGTGGCGATCCAGTCGACCAACCTGACCGCGCGCTACAGCTATCGCTTCAACGACACCTGGCAGGGCAGCGTGGCGCTGGGCCACAGCCGCAGCGTGATCGATGACAACGTGGCCTTCGCCTACGGTTGCTCCTACGCCGCGCAATGCGCCGATGGCAGCTCGCCGGGCAACTACTTCGCGCCCAACGGCGACTACGACATCTACGACTACCGCAGCCCGGACGACACGCGTGTCAACGATGAACTGCGCGCGCAGCTGCAGGGCAGCTTCGACACCGGCGCATTGACCCACCAGCTGACCGTTGGCGTGGATGGCTACCGCCGCACGGTCGACCGGCGCAAGGATGTCTACGACTACGTCGGCACCGCCAACATCTACGATGCGCAGGTGCCGGTGTTCGCGCCGTCGAGCAACGAGCCCGGCGCCTCGGCGCGTCGCCTGGACGACAGGCAGCGCGCGGTGTTCGCACTGGACCGCATCAGCTTTGGCAACGGCGGGCAGTGGCTGGCGGGTGGGCGTTTCGTGCACCTGGAAGAGATCGCCAATGACAGCGACGGGGTGCGCGAACGCAAGACCCAGCTGAGCAAGTTCCTGCCACAGACCGCACTGCTGTGGCAGGTGAACGACCAGCTCAATGCATACGTGAGTTACAGCAAGGGCCTGTCGCTGGGGCAGGAGGCGCCGTACTGGACCTCGAATGCCGATAGCTTCCTGCCGCCGTTGCTGTCGCGCCAGACCGAGGTCGGGGTGAAGTTCGCGCCGACCGCCTCGCTCAACCTGGGTGTCGCCCTGTTCCACATCGCGCAGCCGTTCCAGTACGCGATGCCCGACGACAGCGACGCCGGCTACACCTTCGTCCAGCAGGGCAGGCAGGTGCACACCGGCCTGGAGCTGACCGCCAACGGCAAGTTGGGCGAACACCTGCAGCTCACCGCCAGCGCCAGCGTACTGCGCGCGCGCGCCGAAGATACAGGCACGCCTGCCTACGAAGGCCATCAGCTGATCAACATCCCCAAGGCGCGCGCCAGCGTGCAGGCCGATTACCAGCTGCCGTTCGCACCGGCCTGGACGGTCAGCGGTGGCTGGCGCTACGCCGCGCCCAACGTCGCCACGGCCGATGGCCGCACGCGCGTACCGGCGTACAGCGTGTTCGATGCCGGCGTGCGTGTGCGCAGCGACGTGCGTGGCCACGCACTGACCTGGCGGCTATCGGTGGACAACGTGTTCAACCACTTCTACTGGCGCGACACCGGCAGCAGCGGCGGTGACTATTACCTGTTCCCCGGTGCGCCGCGCATGGCCCGCCTGTCGGTGACCTACGCGCTATGA
- the katG gene encoding catalase/peroxidase HPI — protein MNTEAKCPFNHNAGGGTTNTDWWPKQLRVDLLNQHSSKSDPLGKSFNYAEEFKKLDYDALKADLRALMTDSQPWWPADFGHYGPQFIRMAWHSAGTYRTADGRGGGSRGQQRFAPLNSWPDNVNIDKSRRLLWPIKQKYGQKISWADLLILTGNVALESMGFKTFGFAGGREDTWEPDQDVYWGNETTWLGGDVRYAHGSEGVVKPGDAAVLSADDNADGDVHSRTLENPLAAVQMGLIYVNPEGPDGNPDPLKAAYDIRDTFARMAMNDEESVALIAGGHSFGKTHGAGPADNVGAEPEAADLDQQGLGWKSGFGSGSGSDAITSGLEVTWTKTPAQWSHDFFEHLFGFEWELVKSPAGAHQWQAKGADAVIPDPHGNGKRLPTMLTTDLSLRFDPAYEKISRRFLENPDQLADAFARAWFKLTHRDMGPRARYLGPEVPAEVLIWQDPIPAVEHALIDAADIAALKQKIAAAGLSVSQLVSTAWASASTFRGSDKRGGANGARIRLAPQKDWAVNEPAKLAKVLSALESIQKDFNTGGKQVSLADLIVLAGAVGVEQAAKAAGQVVTVPFTPGRADASQEQTDVESVGVLEPVADGFRNYLKGHFSVPAEALLIDKAQLLTLTAPEMTVLVGGLRVLGANVDEAKHGVFTDRPGALTNDFFVNLLDMGTEWKPASRTTFAGSSRNGGAARWTGTRVDLVFGSNAILRSVAEVYASSDAQGKFMQDFVAAWAKVMELDRFDLK, from the coding sequence ATGAACACCGAAGCCAAGTGCCCCTTCAACCACAACGCCGGCGGCGGCACCACCAACACCGACTGGTGGCCAAAGCAGCTGCGGGTGGACCTGCTCAACCAGCATTCGTCCAAGTCCGATCCACTGGGCAAGAGCTTCAACTACGCCGAGGAATTCAAGAAGCTCGATTACGACGCGTTGAAAGCCGACCTGCGTGCATTGATGACCGATTCGCAACCCTGGTGGCCAGCGGACTTCGGCCATTACGGCCCGCAGTTCATCCGCATGGCCTGGCACAGCGCGGGCACCTACCGCACCGCCGACGGGCGCGGCGGCGGTAGCCGCGGGCAGCAGCGTTTCGCGCCACTCAACAGCTGGCCGGACAACGTCAACATCGACAAGTCGCGCCGCCTGCTGTGGCCGATCAAGCAGAAGTACGGGCAGAAGATCTCCTGGGCCGACCTGCTGATCCTGACCGGCAACGTCGCGCTGGAATCGATGGGCTTCAAGACCTTCGGTTTTGCCGGCGGCCGCGAGGACACCTGGGAACCAGACCAGGACGTGTACTGGGGTAACGAAACCACCTGGCTTGGCGGCGACGTGCGCTATGCCCATGGTTCGGAAGGCGTGGTCAAGCCGGGTGACGCAGCGGTGCTGTCGGCCGACGACAACGCCGATGGCGACGTCCATTCGCGCACCCTGGAAAACCCGCTGGCCGCCGTGCAGATGGGCCTGATCTACGTCAACCCGGAAGGTCCGGACGGCAACCCCGATCCGCTGAAAGCGGCTTACGACATCCGCGATACGTTCGCCCGCATGGCCATGAACGACGAAGAGAGCGTCGCCCTGATTGCCGGTGGCCACAGCTTCGGCAAGACCCACGGCGCAGGCCCGGCCGACAACGTGGGCGCGGAACCCGAAGCGGCCGACCTGGACCAGCAGGGCCTGGGCTGGAAGAGCGGCTTCGGCAGCGGCAGCGGCAGCGATGCGATCACCAGCGGCCTGGAAGTCACCTGGACCAAGACCCCGGCCCAGTGGAGCCATGACTTCTTCGAACACCTGTTCGGCTTCGAATGGGAGCTGGTCAAGAGCCCAGCCGGCGCGCACCAGTGGCAGGCCAAGGGCGCCGATGCGGTGATCCCGGACCCGCACGGCAACGGCAAGCGCCTGCCGACCATGCTCACCACCGACCTGTCGCTGCGCTTCGATCCGGCCTACGAAAAAATCTCCCGCCGGTTCCTGGAAAACCCCGACCAATTGGCCGATGCCTTCGCCCGCGCGTGGTTCAAGCTGACCCACCGCGACATGGGGCCACGCGCGCGCTACCTGGGCCCGGAAGTGCCGGCCGAAGTGCTGATCTGGCAGGACCCGATTCCGGCGGTCGAACACGCGCTGATCGACGCTGCCGATATCGCCGCGCTCAAGCAGAAGATCGCCGCGGCCGGTTTGTCGGTCAGCCAGTTGGTGTCCACCGCATGGGCATCAGCTTCGACCTTCCGCGGATCGGACAAGCGCGGCGGTGCCAACGGCGCGCGCATCCGCCTGGCGCCGCAGAAGGACTGGGCCGTCAACGAGCCGGCCAAGCTGGCCAAGGTGCTGTCCGCGCTGGAAAGCATCCAGAAGGACTTCAACACCGGAGGCAAGCAGGTCTCGCTGGCCGACCTGATCGTGCTGGCCGGCGCGGTCGGTGTCGAGCAGGCGGCCAAGGCCGCGGGCCAGGTGGTCACCGTGCCGTTCACGCCGGGCCGCGCCGATGCCTCGCAGGAACAGACCGATGTCGAATCGGTCGGTGTGCTGGAACCGGTCGCCGATGGCTTCCGCAACTACCTCAAGGGCCACTTCAGCGTGCCGGCCGAGGCACTGCTGATCGACAAGGCGCAGCTGCTCACCCTGACCGCGCCGGAGATGACCGTGCTGGTCGGCGGCCTGCGCGTGCTGGGCGCGAACGTGGACGAAGCCAAGCATGGCGTGTTCACCGACCGGCCCGGCGCGTTGACCAACGACTTCTTCGTCAACCTGCTGGACATGGGCACCGAGTGGAAGCCGGCGTCGCGCACCACCTTTGCCGGCAGCAGCCGCAACGGCGGCGCGGCCAGGTGGACCGGCACGCGCGTGGACCTGGTATTCGGTTCCAACGCGATCCTGCGGTCGGTGGCCGAGGTCTACGCCAGCAGCGATGCGCAGGGCAAGTTCATGCAGGACTTCGTCGCGGCCTGGGCCAAGGTGATGGAGCTGGATCGCTTCGACCTGAAGTAA
- a CDS encoding glutathione S-transferase family protein encodes MTEALILYTHPMSRGRVARWMIEETGLPYEARIVDYGTGMKSPDYLAINPMGKVPALRHGDAVVTENAAICAYLAELVPERRLAPPEDSPERAAYFRWLFFMAGPVEALLTAKDAGALGKPSTAGYGSEDDLLRTLEQAVEGRTYLAGERFTAVDLYVAACLGYYMRIGALAPRPAFVAFAQAHMSRPAALRAMEIDNALVPQHSNPNMPAAAAA; translated from the coding sequence CTGACCGAAGCCCTGATCCTTTACACCCATCCGATGTCGCGTGGCCGCGTCGCACGCTGGATGATCGAAGAGACCGGCCTGCCCTACGAAGCAAGGATCGTCGACTACGGCACCGGCATGAAGTCGCCCGACTACCTGGCGATCAATCCGATGGGCAAGGTCCCGGCGCTGCGCCACGGCGATGCGGTCGTGACCGAGAACGCCGCCATCTGCGCCTACCTGGCCGAACTGGTGCCCGAGCGCCGGTTGGCGCCGCCGGAGGATTCACCCGAGCGCGCCGCGTATTTCCGCTGGCTGTTCTTCATGGCCGGCCCGGTCGAAGCGCTGCTCACGGCCAAGGACGCCGGTGCGCTCGGCAAGCCATCCACCGCCGGCTACGGCAGCGAGGACGACCTGCTGCGCACGCTGGAACAGGCGGTGGAAGGCCGCACTTATCTGGCGGGCGAACGCTTCACCGCAGTCGACCTGTACGTAGCCGCATGCCTGGGTTACTACATGCGCATCGGTGCGTTGGCGCCGCGCCCGGCCTTCGTCGCGTTTGCCCAGGCGCACATGTCGCGCCCGGCCGCGTTGCGGGCGATGGAGATCGACAACGCGCTGGTGCCGCAGCATTCGAATCCGAACATGCCAGCGGCCGCGGCTGCGTAA
- a CDS encoding YafY family protein encodes MSQRATRLLQLLEALGGRRRPVAGARLAEELGVSLRTLYRDIATLRTQGADILGDPGVGYVLRPGFLLPPLNFSEDELEALALGARWVTRQPDLALAQAAERAMARIGATLPTTTRLSIETSGLLVPQPRQPLPDAPWLPVLRHGIRLEHVLRMDYADGAGHPTQRLIWPFAMAFMEGLGILAAWCELRRDFRHFRADRVCALVDTGERYPSRRHLLIKRWQAATGHGNDS; translated from the coding sequence ATGTCTCAACGCGCCACACGTTTGTTGCAGTTGCTCGAAGCCCTGGGTGGCCGGCGTCGTCCGGTGGCCGGTGCACGTCTTGCCGAGGAGCTCGGTGTCAGCCTGCGCACGCTGTACCGCGACATCGCCACGCTGCGCACGCAGGGCGCCGACATCCTGGGAGATCCGGGCGTGGGCTACGTGTTGCGGCCGGGCTTTTTGCTGCCGCCGCTCAATTTCAGCGAGGACGAACTGGAAGCCCTGGCGCTGGGCGCGCGCTGGGTCACGCGCCAGCCTGATCTGGCACTTGCACAGGCTGCCGAGCGCGCGATGGCGCGTATCGGTGCGACGCTGCCGACGACGACACGCCTGTCGATTGAAACCAGCGGACTGCTGGTGCCGCAACCGCGCCAGCCGCTGCCGGATGCGCCATGGCTACCGGTGCTGCGCCATGGCATCCGCCTGGAGCACGTGTTGCGCATGGATTACGCCGATGGCGCCGGCCACCCGACCCAGCGGCTGATCTGGCCGTTCGCGATGGCATTCATGGAGGGGCTGGGGATATTGGCGGCGTGGTGTGAGCTGCGCCGGGATTTCCGGCATTTTCGCGCCGATCGCGTGTGTGCGCTGGTCGATACCGGCGAGCGCTATCCCTCGCGCCGGCACCTGCTGATCAAGCGCTGGCAAGCGGCCACTGGCCACGGCAACGACTCCTGA